ATCTATTAGCCTGAACTTCTCTGATAGTCATCACTGAAAACCACACTCCATTGCAAGATGGTCCACTACAAAGAAGCTGCATTTTGGTAGAGGAAAGATCGCCCATTGCAGTTACCTGTAAAGGTGCTAGTGAGATGGAAGTGACTGTTccaaagtaaatattttattgtatttagaATTCTTCGTATCTTTTGAGAACAAAGATTATTATTACAAAATACCCAAAACTTCTCCCAACCTTTCCTATATAAAAgtcctatttattttcatgtctcAAATAAATTCTCAAATACAAACAAGTGAATAGAAAATTAAAGTGCGAAACTATTTACAGGAGATACAAGTACAAGTTGTCTGGTGTGCCAGTGCTCTAGGGCAGACTGAGGTGGTCCTCTCTCTCAGACTGTCCCACATCCCACTCGGTCACTAGTTCTGAGGACACCTCTGTGAAGAGATGGTCCCAATCCCAGCTGACATCCTAccaagaggaaaaagacaagCATGCTGAAGTAGGTGCACACACAGTTGTATTCAGGTTGTTCTGTCCTGCTTTAAAATATCCCTCTGCCCACACCCCAAATGCTTTCTGACTTTGTCCCTCTGTACCACCCTGCAGAACCACATGGTGGCTACCAAAAGCCAAGACACAACACTGTTTCTTCATGGATCTGTGACAGTGCTAGGCCATTCACATTTTCCTTTACTAGTTCTTTCATCCTGATGAGGACCAATTACAGTGATGCATTAATCTCACACAGAGAAAGCTCTACctatctttaaaataatattcaggGTAAATCAAACCTCCATCAGCTTGGATAAACTCTTCCTTGCCTCTCTCCTCCACTGACGAAGGCTTACTTACCAAGTACAGTCTGAGACATATAAGAAGCTTTTGCCTTTTGGTGCTCCCACAAAAAACTCACCTCTTGCAGTTCATGCTCTGGAGCCAAAACTTTGGTGAGAAGCTTCAGGTCAACCTCTCCATCCTacgaacacacacacagagtcacgGTTTTACAGAGAGAAAGTGGACACCGTCATTTCACCAGGTAGGGCCTCGTACAGACAGACACATTTGCCTCATTACCAGACATATGCTTTGTCCAAGACAACAGTAGAAGCCTCATCTGAGCAGCAGATACCATAGCTATGCTGTTTACAGACACAACCAACCATGAAAGCCACACTGCAGAGAAGAACAGACTTGCAGGCAGACTGCAACTTGTTTGGATGATAGAGTTATGTATTTTGTGCAGCTGAGTATCATTGTGGATGATgatgggaaggagagggagTCACTCCGCTGCAACATCCACTTACCAAAGTTTGAAAGGCAGCATACTTCATTAGATCTTTGTCCAGGTCATGGTAGGTCAGCACTCGGTTCACCTGCACACTGCAACCAGAAGGGGTCAAAGTACAAGCCTGGGTAAGTGTGGAAGCACATTTGAGGAGAAGGATGGCAAGGACAGTAGTCTGGTGATACCAATCACAAGTGTCCACATTTCCCATGTGGACTCTTGAGAGGGATGTCCCCAGACAGAAGCAAATCTCATTCAGCAAATGAATAGTCACTGACAAATCTGTGTGCTAGGTTGTGCGCATGCATAAAAATAGAACGTGGAGCAACCATGGTCTACCTCAGAGAAGCCAGCATGCTGGAGAGAAGATCCACAGGGCCAGAAAGAATACAGGAATGTAATGAACATTCAAACAGCCCCAGCGCTGTACCAAAGCAGGCTCTGAGAACCCCATGGTACAAGCTACAGAATAGCAGGGACTTAGTGATTTCCATGTCTGAGCTGAGTCACAGCTATCAAATACAATTTCCTAAAATGCAGCCTTCAAAGAGAAACATGGTGTAGGGGGTAATACACTGTCATGACACACTTTACACATGATGCAATTCTACAGAAAAGACCTATGTTAAtttatgtttgtgtttgttCATGAAGTCTTTTCTATTGCAGGGAGACCGTGGATACAGGAGGAACAGATGGGATTataaaaggagagagaaaacaaagaaatgaactCTGGTGAGACACAAAGTAATTTCAAATTTACTACTATAAAGTGCCATTTGCTTTTGTTAACAGCTGTTGTATTACAACAGCTTCTCCATACTGTGAGAGAGGCACTTGTGGTCAGGAGTGAGGTATCCCACCCCTCCAAGTAAGGGTCAACAGAAACCCCAGCGTGTGATCTTGGCAATAGGCCCAACAGAGAAGAGAGGACTGTCCTGGTATGTTTAAGATAAAACACccaaatttttatttcatttatttaaaacttgCTGGTCTCCCATGAGCTAACCCCAGGACTACTCTGATAACACCTTCAAACAATAGGATTGTACTTTGCAAATTAACTAGGTACTTGAGTAAGGATATCCTGTGGAGGGCAGAGCAGCCTACAACAATGCATAATCAAAATGCATGTGATAATGCATGTGTACTGGAGGCATTCCAGATTATCCAGGCAACCTTAAGTCAAGAAGTTCCTCATTTTTGAGAATTTGACTTTGCACATCAAATATGTCACTCTAGTGTAGggttgtttgccttttttttttatatagagaTGGAAGAGTCAGTAATTGCTTCCCCTATGTAACCAGAAACAAGAAGTTTGCCCTGTTGAGCTTGGAGCCCCACTGCCACAATACACAGGACCAAATCCTGCTGAATGGCACTGCTGCTGACATCCAGAGAGCATGAGATAAAAAGGAGTTTAATTTCACCAGCCATTTCGCATTGCTGATGAGAGGCTCAAGAGCACCTGACAGTGCTCTTACCTGGGAGGAGCTGCCACTTGCATGGCCAGATCTTCCTCCTGGACTTCCTCCAAGTCAGGGATCACAGGAATGTCTGCaacaagagaaagcagcagcaataagTGGGGAGTGTTGTGCTCTCCTCTCACTAGAGACAAAGTTTCCTTTGCTTCACAGATATGAAACAGCCTGTTTCTTATTTGAGGAAAACACAAGAGAGTTATTTAGCAATGACTGGAAATATATTGTTTAATATTAAACAAAGCAATAAAGCTTTGAAGCTTGGGGTCAAAAGAAATCTTGCAAGAGAAGCAGACTTGAGCTGGGTAGGCACTCCACAGGCTACAGACCATGCATGTGAACACAACCTTGAAGCTGAAAGGAGCCAGCTGCACTAAACCCTGCTACCTATTTGCCATCATCCTAACAAAGGCAAGAATTTGCCTCTTGTAAGGTGTGTTACCATTTGCTCAGCTGCCAATCACTTAGGCTCTGCTAGAAATAAAACATGGGGCAGAAACTGAGACAAGCCATGTAAAACTATGAGCTGAGGGAGCTGCTAGCAGGGCCTCAGGCTGTGCAGAGGCCTGTGACCTCCCTGATAGCTGGAGAAGGCCATGCTGGTGGTCTAGTAGATACAAAGGCTAAGGGAGACACGTCTGGTTGTAATGTTATAAACCTTTTCATGATTTCCAGTGTGACCCTGGAAATGGCTGATGTCTGGGTCACTGAGTGTGACCCAGCACAAGCAATACAGCTGCTCCACCTAGGACGGATGCTAGAGACAAAAGCATGGAGACAAGGAAGAACTGGGCACACACAGAATCCTGCTAAAGGAGCAAGGTTCTGGCCACACATCATGCTTTTTGATTAGACAAAATGCTATAAAcagagatggagagaggaagagaagggaaagtaACTGGAGGTGCAAAGCAAGGACAGAGTGCACCAGCACAGAGCTACTTTAAAGACTCAAGGCCACAAGGGCTCTCCACAGACCCTGAGCCCTCGGGCTGCGGAGAAGCTGGTGGTTCGGCTCTGGGAAGAGGTATCCCTGGCACAGCGTGAGGCCAGGGCTGGCCCCTTCGGCGCTGGAGCAGGCTGGCGGCTCCCCGCTCTGTCGGCAGCGtggccatgctgctgctgtccagCAGCAGGTGGCTGGGCCTGGCTTTGCCCCGTCTTACAGCCCAGGCTGAGATGAATATTCAGGAGCTGGAGACGCTTTCCCACCTACGGTGCTCAGAGCTCTGGGCAGGCTCTTCCCGAGAAGCCCCTTGTCCGGCCGCCTGACAGAGCTCCGCAGGCTCCCGGCTGCCCTCGCCTGCTGACGGGCCGCTGCGCACCCGTCGGCTCGCTGGCCGGCGGGCGGGGGGCAGCCCTGGCCCAGCTGCTGTGGGGCACGGGTCAGGCCGGGCCCTGGCGCGGGGGCTGTTTGGGGCTGGCCACACAGTGGGATTTCTCGCTAATTGGCTGCCTGGCGGAAGGCCGAGCGGGACGGGGGCTGTCGCGACAGCCTGGCCGCAGCACAAGGCAGTGACAGCTTGGCcagcctcagcagagctgtgcctgctAGCCCCCAGCCGCCCGAGGAGCGAGcgcctgcagagcagctctccaACTCCGGCGAACTTCCCAAAGACATTTAAAGGGAAACTGCAGCAACAGGCCCCAGCCCCGAGGAAGCCTCTGCAGGAAGTGCCTCAACAGTGCATCGCGGGGCATGCAGGGCAGATCTCTTCCTGCTTGCAGGGACAATACACACTAGAAACTGCTATCCCACCGGCTCTACCCTGCGGGGCTCCCGTATCTTGCTAAAAGCTGTAGCAAAGTGCAATTACTGGACAAAAGCATCCCCATGGACAGGCAGGCTGACCCGTGGAGGCACCTGGTAAAACCTGCTCAGTGATAATGTGGGAGGGAGTCCCTGTGTATAAGCAACATAGACCAAGGAGGGAACAGACTGGTGAGACTGGTCCAAGGGGAGGAATGAAGCGCTGTGCGGAGGTGCCCTGTTAAGCCCAGGCAAACAAGCATGGCAATGGGATGCATCTTAATCTCACCTGAGCTAATTTATCCTTTTCAGCAGAACACTACGAATGGTGCTCATCAAACAACTGCCTGGTAACAGAGCTACCCTCGCCAATGGAGCAGCATACCCTGTAGCAGGAGAAGGTCAGATCCTTATCCCCTTTTGACAGCAGAAATGTGGGAGACCTTTGCAGCAAACTGACTTTCTTCACCCAGTGCTCGTTTTAGCAGCTATTTCTGAGGTCTGCTTTTCCCAGTTCCCTTTGgcttttgtttatcttttttgCACAGGAAAAAACTGTAAACTCAGGGCCCACATCAGTGATGGAATGTTCCATTAAGCGGGTTCCTGAAGACCCCTGGATTCTCCAGTGCTGATTTTATCTCACTGTCATTGAATTCCATGGAGAGATTCCCAAACCCCTTCCAGAGCACTGCCTCTGCTCTCTGTTAGCAAAATCCAGGCAATCGTGTAGAAattctttccaaaagaaattcAAGGCTCCAATATTTTATACAcactttgaaaatgtttaagACAGAAGAGCTGGAAACGCTCTGGGGGCTCCTGCCAGTCCCTCCAACAAAGGCCAGAGCATGCTTGTTCTTACTGCAAAGAGTGGATGATTTGCCCATTTCCAGGCAGAAGCAATGCCCTTTAGGACTGTCAGAGACTgacaagaaacagaacaaaaatgtaGCAAATTATAAGAAAATACCAGCTCCCCAGGCTAACTGGTATCAGTGGCAAATCAGCCCTGAAATATTTGGGTCTTTATTTCACTTGTTACTCAtaatttcctcttccctctgccaATTCCCATGGTGCCACCTCTCCACAAACCCTCTCCCATCTCCCTCTGTACAGTTTGCAAGTGCCTCAGTTCTCACTTTATCACCAAGGACCCAACCCTTCCCCTCACTCAGTCTCTGGCTCCCTAATTgtttttgttgctctttttgGGActcacatctttttttccagtaagcTCTGGTAACACAGCCAAGTCATGGCACTATGTCAGTTGCAAAGGGGGGAAGCACACGAGCTATTGGGCTGCAGCAGTGTAGGCATATGCTCTACTTTTAATATTGCTGTTAGCTGCCGTGTGACTATTTAGCATTAGTACATGCAGATATGTTCACAGGACCATGTCCTCCCAGTCTCACACTGCAGCTTTTTCCAGCAACAAGGTTACGTGACAAACCCCCACTCTGTGTGCTTTGCTCTGTGAcccacattttattttctccctcctgTTCAGCGTGGGGCCTTCAGATCATTTTCCAGAAGCCTGTGGTTTTGAGCAGAATCATGACACATACTTTACTGTCCAGGCTTTCATGCCAAAATTCAGTGCCCATGTAAGTAAACCTTAGAAATGACTGCACAATGTACCTACATGCTAAGGAGCTGCCTGTGTCCAACAGGAAAACATACCAGGTTACTGCAATTAAGTGAACAAATGGCCTGTGCATTACAAAACGTTTTGCAGCTGAGAAGATGTAGCTTCAAAacctggaaacaaaaaaattattctctGCAGTCTAGTTACAGGTTGGGGGTAGTGGTGTCATAACTCAGCTGCAACTTGGAGGAGAAAGGACCTTCCATATTGTCTCCAATATCAACAGATTTTAATCAAAACTATAGACAAATCTCAGAAGCAACATGAAAATCTTACAGCTTCAGCTCTTCTACTTTCGCACCCATTCCTGCAGACTTTGAAATCAGAACTGGTACGATACTAATagtaagaaacatgaaaataaaagttgACTTACtggtaaaaaatatttaaaaggagAACAAATTGAGTACAAGCCATCTTACCAACCCTGGTCTCCCAGCTGGCCTCTGAATGCTGTACTATTACCTATGCCACCTCCCTCAACCAATCTCCCCCAGACAGAAGGCATCTGAATCTCCATTTCATACGGCAGATAACATTCCCAGAGTGAGTGCTCCTAAAAATGACACCCACTTGCCCCCTGAGAGTGAGTATTCTGCTTCGACTTTTAAATGAAGTGAGGGGAGAATAGGTAGACACACATGGCAGGTAGTGTTTTACAAGCAGAAGACAGGAGTGTATGCAACAGAAGATGGAAAGGGGAACACAAAAACTCTGCATGCAGTGACCTGAAAGAAGAACGGATGAGGCTTCCCTTTATGGATCAAAATGACTGGGAACAGAGTAACACAAAGCCTTTCCCCATGGATATCTCAGCCCATTAAGAAATAAGATATTTGCTCTACAAAATGCTCATGGTAGAGATGTGAATGAAATTATGAGTGAGCACCAAAAGCCAGATGACAAATGGAAACTCCTCACCATCTCTGAAATGATGGTGAACAAGAGTGAACAAAGAATGAAACCAAAATGAGTGTGTCCATGCAGAATGTGTACCCCATGCAGTGGGGTAAGAGACACTGGTACCAAATGTTGGCTTAACAAGGGAGTTATAAACTGCACTAAACTGATTGTCTCAGAACATCTAAGTCTCATCATATAACTCAGAATATGAATTTTAATACAATAGCTGGACTGAGCTAGGTCTTACACAAGATAAGTTATGGCAAAACACCAACAGCCTAAGGCAGAACTGTGTTGATGGTAGGAGGAAATGGTGAAGGGAAAGACTGAGGATGACCCATGCTACATGCAGGTAGCCAAACAATAAGCAAGGGACACTGGCTTTTTAAGTCACAGACAAAAGAAGGCTTTATGTGTTCATATTAGAGTACATGCAATAACCATCACCTTTTTTTACCTCTTAGCAAGTAACTTACTGACAGCTGAGGAAGACAACCACAGAAAGCAACAAACAGGAGGTAGAAAAACCTGCACCATGTTAATATCCCAGTGCTCCTGCAAGTTGGTGAGTTACACTTTTCCTCCCAGGCAGAgttgattttttctttaatagccATACCTGCAGGCTGGGTCCCTTAAAATCCTGCAAGCTTCCCATAAGTTCTGGTCCTAGCCCCAAAGACCTACATTCTCCCTTGGATACAAGACAGCACATAAGTGGGGACAGACAGAATCTCTTCCAGGTCAGGCCTGCAGTTAGTCAGCAGTGTGGCTGCCCTGAGCTGCTAATTTAAGTTTCCTGAGTCAACACCTTGCCATCCAAAAAAGCCCCCATCTCACATAGTCTCATTTGCTTCCCCCCAGCTGGGTGAGTATTTGAAAGGCCACTTCAGTGGACACTCTTGCAGTGGGGAATGTGCTGCCCTTCCTGTCCATACACCGCTCTATCCAAAGAACACGAAGAGGGTAGTGCTTCTGGAGCTGACCGTCCCCTGCCACTAAGCAGGCATAGGAATGAAACTAACTTTAGTTTAAGTTTCTTGCTCATAAAATGTAAAACTTAAATCATTACaatatttctgctgctgcaaaacttTGTTTTACTGAATGCTGTTACCTTCTGCATCACATTTGGGGAATTTTAAACAGGCAAATGGAAGAAGGTCTGATTGAAGATGAAGTTAAGTGAAAGAAATTGGTCTCATTTAGCACATGACAGGATTCATCTGTGTTCCCAAGTCCACTGAGGTAGTATCATGGGCGTTTCATATTCATGAGCTGCTGCGACACTGTGTCCCCTCATTTACAAAGCACCGTGTTCAGCAAATTCTGTCCCTGTGGACACTCTGTGCATTTCATGGTCTTGTCAGAGAGACATCAAACACTTCAGTAACCAAATAccagaaaatggctttaattaGTGCATGTCAAtgcaataaataatttttctctctaagtggaaaaatgaaaaatagaaaaaaaaaaaaaggaaagaaaaaagtggaaagcaacaggcaaaaaatcttcaaaaaaaTGTAAGGAACAAGGGACACAGATAGCTTCTGCTGAACACACAAACAAGCTTGAAGCCTCTTGGAAGTTTTCTCAGGAGAGCGGCAGGCAAACGGAGAGGATAAAGAACACTCCTTTGGATGCTTGGATATTAATTTCATAGGAATGTCTTTCCCTGACTGAAATTGCCCAATATGGAACAACATACCTGCCTGATCAGGCAGCAGGGAGATGAAAACGAGTGAAAAGCAGGCAGTACCACAGCTACTAGGGCACTGCCTTGATAGCTGAGACAAGCGGAAGACAACCCGAGTGTCCCACGTACCAGAGCACCCTGTTGACAAGAGAATGGTAACAGTACAACCTGACCAAGCTGATGGGAAAAGTCATGCAGTGAGTGGGTGCCAGAGGATTCACAGGATCTAGCGGAGGTCATGCAGCAGATTCAGTACTGACTCTCCAGTCCTGCATTAAAAGATTATGCATTTGCCTTACttcagacaaaatatttttttccttcagccaCCAAGCTCGATGATACTGTCAGCTAGGCAGATGAGTGGCTGGGTGGTCCATCTGGGACTCTATTGCTTCAGTAGTGTTGTGCTTTCACAGACTGCAcggcatggcatggcatggcataGCTTCTTCCTCACCTGAGAGAATGCTGCGGACAGGCATTGGGCATATTTGCTACTTCCCAAGGCTGTTGTTGGCACAAAGCCCCTGCCAGTTTCAAGCCCTAGGAGATGTGAAGAGAGGCAGGGCATGGAACAGCCCTGTCAGATGAGTTGCTGGGCTCAGTGCTGGGTTATATTGTCAAGAAGTAAGAGCAGACACTGATGGCTGAACGTGGAATCTCTTAATGCCTAAGCGTGTTcaccagcagcagaagacagaagagACTGGAGGCCAGACTCAGGTCCTGGAGTCCACTACATTCCTGAGGCTATCAGCGTTTAGAGTTGTAACATGCCTCCTAGCCTTACTAACAGCACCTTGACAGAGCACTATGCCTGCCCTCCTTTTCAGTAacatctgttttcctcttttcaaagGCTGTTGTTCCCTGTTCCTTTGCAGTATTCTCTGGCTGAAACATACTTGGGAGGTAGTGGGGCAGCAGATGAGAAGGCATGAAATGCCCAGGGAGGGTCTGCTGAACTCAGAAACACAAAAACCTCCTCAGCAATTCTGGAGATGAGTGATTTTGCATTAGAGCATTACTGtggcaggaaaagcagcttctcAGGATGCTCCTGCGAAGTATGCTCAGGAGCAGGCATGTCTGATTCTATTTCATCCTCTTCATGTTACGTTGGAAAAACAAGACAAACTACATTTCTTTTATGCTAAaccttagggttttttttatttttcttatatatatttattaaaaaatgcctCTTTGATCGGCAGCACCCATGACACTTCCACATCCAGTGACTTCTCAGaaccctccctccctccacacAAGGCCACCGCTGCTGACAGCCAGCCGGTTTTGATCAGAGCCACTCAGAATCAGATTTTCATAAGACAGATGAGGAATCTTACTGCTGCCCTCTCTCATATCAGATGAGAAACTGAGGAGGAGGGGGGACGGGTCCTGAGGGAATGACACTACAATCAAGGGCTACGCAGTcctctctctgtccctccacTGCTGCAATTTTCAAAGGACTTTGCCTCAGGCAGTTTTAAATGATGGTGTCTCAATTCTGTAATCATCTTTCAAGAGCTTTTCCTTAAAGGGTATTTTAGGTAAACCTAGTCCGTCAACTACACTTATGGACTCAGCAATCACAGCCCCAATAAGACTGTGTATCTATCACATCACACAATTTAGTGATGGAAGATGCTTACCCAGACCATCATTTTCAGCCCCCAAAAATCTGTGTGTGCCCTTTTGCAATTAAGCTACCCACTGCCCTGGCCAGTAGTCTGCTGCTTCAAACAGGACTTCAGACATATCTCTTGGGACGTATTCC
The Lathamus discolor isolate bLatDis1 chromosome 6, bLatDis1.hap1, whole genome shotgun sequence DNA segment above includes these coding regions:
- the IFT43 gene encoding intraflagellar transport protein 43 homolog isoform X2 encodes the protein MEAEPERAEAPRRGLVAGVLEMGRRARQEFFPDENAIRKSSQSASLGEGPPPKPPRRQGGWADDAVLATTKSGRKHAEEVEDHRLRQQSLEASDDGGDIPVIPDLEEVQEEDLAMQVAAPPSVQVNRVLTYHDLDKDLMKYAAFQTLDGEVDLKLLTKVLAPEHELQEDVSWDWDHLFTEVSSELVTEWDVGQSEREDHLSLP
- the IFT43 gene encoding intraflagellar transport protein 43 homolog isoform X1, producing the protein MEAEPERAEAPRRGLVAGVLEMGRRARQEFFPDENAIRKSSQSASLGEDEDSEEKVDHGPPPKPPRRQGGWADDAVLATTKSGRKHAEEVEDHRLRQQSLEASDDGGDIPVIPDLEEVQEEDLAMQVAAPPSVQVNRVLTYHDLDKDLMKYAAFQTLDGEVDLKLLTKVLAPEHELQEDVSWDWDHLFTEVSSELVTEWDVGQSEREDHLSLP
- the IFT43 gene encoding intraflagellar transport protein 43 homolog isoform X3, translating into MGRRARQEFFPDENAIRKSSQSASLGEDEDSEEKVDHGPPPKPPRRQGGWADDAVLATTKSGRKHAEEVEDHRLRQQSLEASDDGGDIPVIPDLEEVQEEDLAMQVAAPPSVQVNRVLTYHDLDKDLMKYAAFQTLDGEVDLKLLTKVLAPEHELQEDVSWDWDHLFTEVSSELVTEWDVGQSEREDHLSLP